From the genome of Deinococcus aquiradiocola:
GTCGAGCAGGTGCAGCCGCCCGTCGTGCGCGCCTCCCTGCAGCTCGGCGCGTGGACCCGCGACGGGCTCGGCGAGGGCCACACCCTCCACGACGCCCGCCGCCTCGCGCTCGCCGACGCCATGCGCGCCCACGGCGTGCCCGCCACACCCGAAGGCCAGTGGGTCGAGTACGACCCCGAGGAAGGCCCCAACACGCACGAACTGGAACCCGAGCCCGCCCCCGCCCCGCACCCCGAGGCGGCGCCCCTGCCGCCCGCCCCGCCCCGCGACCCGCAGCTCGAACGCGCCCGCACGCACATCGACGACCTGCTCGAAACGCTCCGCGCCGCCGGGATGGGCGCGCAGGCCGCCCGTGTCCTCAGCAGGCGCGGGTACGGCAACACCGTCGAGGAGAGCCGCGAAGTCTACAAAGAACTCAAGGCGCTGAAAGGCTGACCGTGCGCCCCCCCCTGCCAGGACCCCACCATGCGCTCTAAGTTCATCGTGATCGGCGACGTTCACGCGGACTTCGACACGCTGTGGTCCGCCCTGCGTTCCGCCAGCTGCATGGACGCCGAGGGCCGCCCCACCATGCCCGTCCGCAGCGGCCTGTACCAGGTGGTCCTGATCGGAGACCTCGTCCACCCCAAGAACGAACGCGAGTACGCCCGGCTGATCGGGCAGGACACCTTCGACCCCAAGGACCCCGACGACCTCTTCATGGCGGCCCGCGCGCAGGTCAAGGCCCTCGA
Proteins encoded in this window:
- a CDS encoding single-stranded DNA-binding protein, with the translated sequence MRASLTDWATLRVEGDRALVLPAPDLDTLSAGLDQALQGAWGLRYAVEQVQPPVVRASLQLGAWTRDGLGEGHTLHDARRLALADAMRAHGVPATPEGQWVEYDPEEGPNTHELEPEPAPAPHPEAAPLPPAPPRDPQLERARTHIDDLLETLRAAGMGAQAARVLSRRGYGNTVEESREVYKELKALKG